From Brassica oleracea var. oleracea cultivar TO1000 chromosome C3, BOL, whole genome shotgun sequence, a single genomic window includes:
- the LOC106330707 gene encoding uncharacterized protein LOC106330707, whose amino-acid sequence MDRRTTWSPRGLPDLAQDSDAGTPYPLVYGTEAIIPTEMHVRTTVPGSTSQEENDELMSLSLDPLDERREAARLRNWSYQQDVAKNYNKKVRTRTFQQGDWVLRRVSDNTKEKAAGKLAPRVGRTL is encoded by the coding sequence ATGGACAGAAGAACTACATGGAGTCCTCGGGGCCTACCGGACCTCGCCCAAGACAGCGACGCAGGAACTCCCTACCCGCTGGTCTACGGTACTGAGGCCATAATACCCACGGAAATGCACGTGAGAACAACGGTCCCAGGGTCTACCTCTCAAGAAGAGAATGATGAACTGATGTCACTGAGCCTCGACCCACTCGACGAAAGGAGAGAAGCTGCTCGACTAAGAAACTGGTCCTACCAGCAAGATGTCGCCAAGAACTACAACAAGAAAGTCAGAACCAGGACCTTCCAGCAAGGGGATTGGGTTCTGCGACGAGTAAGTGACAACACCAAAGAGAAAGCAGCAGGGAAACTCGCCCCCCGGGTGGGAAGGACCCTATAA